TCCAAGCTATAGCGCACCCGGGGGCTTGCGGCAAGCCCCCGGGGGTGCCGCAGACTCGCTGACCGCGGCTCTGACCTGCACGGATGGTCCGGCTGCGCCACCAGGGACGGAGCTGACCACGTGCCCCCGCTGACCACCACCAGCGCCTTCGACCTCCCCGACCGCCTCCTCGCCAAGGCCGACCCGGAGCTGATCGCCGCCGACGAGCAGCACTTCGCCGCCCTCGCGACCGGCCTCGCGGCGTCCATCGCCGACCTGTCCGACCGCCTCGCCGCCGAGCGCCGGGCGCCCGGCGGCACGGGTGAGGCCGCGCTGAACCGCGACCTGGAGGTGCACCGGCTCGCCACCAGGCTGCGCACGCTGCGTCGGTTCGGCCTCGACCTCTGCCTGGGCCGCATGGTCCGCGCCGACGACCCCGAGCCGGTGTACGTCGGGCGGCTCGGCCTCACCGACGGCGCGGGGAGCCGGCTGCTGGTCGACTGGCGCTCCCCCGCGGCCGAGCCGTTCTTCGGCGCCACCCACGCCGACCCGATGGGCCTGGTGAGCCGCCGCCGCTACCGCTGGACCCGCGGCCGGGTCAGCGACTGGTGGGACGAGGTGTTCACCGCCGACGGGCTCGAGGGGCACGCTGCCCTGGACGACCAGTCCGCCTTCCTCGCCGGCCTGGGCAGCAGCCGGTCGGCCCGGATGCGCGACGTGCTCGGCACCATCCAGGCCGACCAGGACGCGATCATCCGCGCGGGGTCCGCCGGCACCCTGGTCGTCGACGGCGGCCCGGGGACGGGCAAGACCGTCGTCGCCCTGCACCGTGCCGCCTACCTGCTCTGGTCCGACCCGCACGTCGACGCCGGCCGGGGCGGGGTGCTGGTGGTCGGGCCGCACCAGCCCTACCTGTCCTACGTGGCCGACGTCCTGCCCGGCCTGGGCGAGGACGGGGTGCGCACCTGCACCCTGCGGGACCTGGTGCCCGAGGGCGCCACGGCCGCGGTGGAGACCGACCCGGGGGTCGCCCGCCTCAAGGCCGGCCTGGACGTGGAGGCGGTGGTCGAGGCCGCCGTCCGGTTCTCCGAGGAGCCACCCCGGCGGGCACTGACCGTCGAGACGCCCTGGTCGGAGGTCGACCTCGGCCCCGCCGACTGGGCCGAGGCGTTCGACGCCGCCGAGCCCGGCACGCCGCACAACGAGGCGCGCGACCAGGTCTGGGAGGGCCTGCTCGCCATCCTGGGGGACGGCCACGACGACGTCCCGCCCGACCTGCTCCGGCGGTCGCTGGAGCAGGACCGGGAGCTGCGCACGGCCTTCGACCGGGCCTGGCCGGTGCTCCACGCGGCCGACGTGGTCGGTGACCTGTGGTCGGTGCCGGCCTACCTGCGCCGGTGCGCCCCCCAGCTCGGCCCCGCCGACGTCCGGGCGCTGCAGCGGGCGGACGCCCGCGCCTGGACGACGGCCGACCTGCCGTTCCTGGACGCCGCCCGGCAGCGGCTCGGCGACCCGGGCGCCTCGCGCCGCCGCCGCCGGCGCGACGCGCTCGTCGCCGCCGACCGGGCGCGGATGGCCGACGTCATCGACCGGCTGATCGAGGCCGACGACGACGGCGAGGGCCTGGTGACGAGCCTGCGCCAGCAGGACCTGCGGGACGCCCTGGTCGACGACGCCGCCCTGCCCACCGCCGAGCCGGACGCGCTGGCCGGCCCGTTCGCGCACGTGGTGGTGGACGAGGCCCAGGAGCTGACCGACGCCGAGTGGCAGATGCTGCTGCTCCGCTGCCCGTCCCGCAGCTTCACCGTCGTCGGGGACCGGGCCCAGGCGCGGCACGGGTTCACCGGGTCCTGGCCGGAGCGGCTGGCGCGGGTCGGGCTCGACCGGGTCCGCGTCGCGTCGCTGACCGTCAACTACCGGACCCCGGTGGAGGTCATGGCCGCGGCCGAGCCGGTCATCCGGGCCGTCCTGCCGGACGCCAACGTGCCGACCTCGGTCCGTCGCACCGGCGTGCCGGTCCGGTACGGGCCCGTCGCGGAACTGGACACGGTCCTGGAGAGCTGGCTCGCCGCCCACGACGAGGGGACGGCGTGCGTCGTCGGCGCTCCGTCGTCCTGGACCGGGCCCCGGGTCCGGTCGCTGACCCCGGAGCTGGTCACGGGGCTGGAGTTCGACCTCGTCGTCCTGGTCGAACCGGCGGATCCCGGCGGGGGCATCGAGGAGGCGGTCGACCGCTACGTGGCGATGACCCGGGCGACGCAGCAGCTCGTCGTCCTCACCCGGCCGTGACCGGCGCGCACTGTTCGTCATCCGCCCGTGACGAACCGGGGTTACCGTGACCGTCCCCTGCACCGGAGGTCAGACCCGACCATGGAGTTCCTGCAGCCCACCACCTGGGCCGAGGCCCTGGAGGCGAGAGCCGCCCACCCCGACGCCGTCCCGATCTGCGGCGGCACCGACGTCATGGTCGGCATCAACTTCGGGCACCTGCGGCCGGCGCAGCTGCTGGACCTGACCCGGGTCGCCGACCTGCGGGAGTGGACCACCGAGGAGCACGCGGTCCGGCTCGGCGCCGGGGTCAGCTACGCCCGGGTCATCACCGAGCTCGGCGACCGGCTGCCCGGCCTGGCGATGGCCGCCCGGACGATCGGTTCCCCGCAGATCCGCAACCGGGGCACGGTCGGCGGCAACCTGGCCAC
The Modestobacter marinus DNA segment above includes these coding regions:
- the helR gene encoding RNA polymerase recycling motor ATPase HelR; this encodes MPPLTTTSAFDLPDRLLAKADPELIAADEQHFAALATGLAASIADLSDRLAAERRAPGGTGEAALNRDLEVHRLATRLRTLRRFGLDLCLGRMVRADDPEPVYVGRLGLTDGAGSRLLVDWRSPAAEPFFGATHADPMGLVSRRRYRWTRGRVSDWWDEVFTADGLEGHAALDDQSAFLAGLGSSRSARMRDVLGTIQADQDAIIRAGSAGTLVVDGGPGTGKTVVALHRAAYLLWSDPHVDAGRGGVLVVGPHQPYLSYVADVLPGLGEDGVRTCTLRDLVPEGATAAVETDPGVARLKAGLDVEAVVEAAVRFSEEPPRRALTVETPWSEVDLGPADWAEAFDAAEPGTPHNEARDQVWEGLLAILGDGHDDVPPDLLRRSLEQDRELRTAFDRAWPVLHAADVVGDLWSVPAYLRRCAPQLGPADVRALQRADARAWTTADLPFLDAARQRLGDPGASRRRRRRDALVAADRARMADVIDRLIEADDDGEGLVTSLRQQDLRDALVDDAALPTAEPDALAGPFAHVVVDEAQELTDAEWQMLLLRCPSRSFTVVGDRAQARHGFTGSWPERLARVGLDRVRVASLTVNYRTPVEVMAAAEPVIRAVLPDANVPTSVRRTGVPVRYGPVAELDTVLESWLAAHDEGTACVVGAPSSWTGPRVRSLTPELVTGLEFDLVVLVEPADPGGGIEEAVDRYVAMTRATQQLVVLTRP